The Carcharodon carcharias isolate sCarCar2 chromosome 17, sCarCar2.pri, whole genome shotgun sequence DNA segment ATTAGTATCTTCACATTCACCTTGCATGGTGGGATTTTCAACTGATTCACTCAACACATCGCCATCTCCAAAatgctcactctcagtcccaaAGTATGGAGTTCTACCATCCTCCTCTAGCTCATGATAAAATTCTTCAACATCACTCTCCTCTTCTCCGTCACCAACACTTCTGCTGCTACAGGACTCATTGTCACTGTTGCCAGAAGATGAAGCCtcatctccctcagagtctgaGTAGACTTCGGCACCGTGGAAAATGTAGCGATTGGGTGCCAAAAACAGATACTGGGAATCTGAAAATGGAGAAATTTACATGCATTAAGGCCATTTTAGTACAATAGTCAGTTAATCACCATCCAACACCTCTATCTGCAATGTAAAATCTTCAAAGTTTAGAACTGAATGTATGGGCTCCATAATTATATCTGGGTTCTGTAGTTGAATGAGTAACATAAACAACTGGATAACAGTGCACAATGCCCTTTATTACTTTCTTAAATCCCATTACACTGACCAAATGGCAGGAATTAGATATGAAGAAGCAAATGAAGAAACCTGCCCATTTCCTGTACCCAAAAACATTTTACAGATACACAATCCAGCTCATCATTCAAATAACCTTCATCTTTGAATCTGGGAGTTCCTTCAGTAAGTTTTCCCCTTTATTTCGATTTAAGGCTCACTGAATCAACAGGCCGTGTTTAAATATATGGTCTGTTTtacagtgtcagctgtggctcagcgaATAGGACTTGTATGTCACAAGACCAACACCACAAACTCAAGCAGACTGAAAacgcttcagtactgagggagtggtacattgctggaggtgccaccttttggattAGTTGATAAATTGAGGATCCATATACCAATCAGGAGATAAAAAAATCCGCTGACACTAGTTCGAAAAGTGATGGGGAGGTGGGGTTAGGGATTCCCTTCACTGTACTGGACcatgtttattcctcaaccagcCTCACTgaagattatctggttattatcatggAACTGTTTGTGGGAacgtgctgtgcacaaattggccagcTGTTTTGTCCTCCATCTCCCCCGCCTTGGCACAAACTAGCCGCCCCATGCCCCTGCGCAAACCGGCCGTCCCGTCCCCACCTCAGCACAAACTGGCTGGcccaacccactccccacctcagTACAAGCTGGCTGTCCTGTCTCTCctcgccaccaccacccctcctacACACCACTGCCTCGGCGCAAACTGGTCGAACTCAACCACCCCGTCCCCAGCACAAACGGGTCGTCCCATGCTCCATCCTCCCCATACCCACCTTGGCACAAACCAGCaagcccaccaccacccactccccccctcaatctcagtACAAACTGACCATCAATCCTGCACACCCCCGCCTTGGCAAAAACTGGCCGTCCAACCCCCCCGGCACAAGCCAGCCATCTCATGCACCTCgcaaccaccccccaccgcctcccccccacccccaaccttggCAAACTGGCTGGCCCACCTTGCTGCAGGTCAGTGAGTCCACAATGACACAAGCTACCACACCATAGATAAgtgcaacacagaaggaggccatgcagcGCAGCAAGTGTGCACCAACTATTTCAGAGACAAATCTGGTTAGCCCCTCTCCATTGTTTTTTCCCCGTAATCATACAATTTTTGCTGCTTCAAGtatttattgaattttttgaaagcTATCGGATCTTCTAACATTAGCAAATTGTGAGATGTTACTACGTGAGAACAGATATTCCATGTGTGGATTTCTCAGTCGCTTTGTTTAGAGACACAAGAATGATGATGACTTTCCATGAGCATCAGATATCCATTTACCAAAAACCATGCAGCAAAAGGGACCACTCAGCTTTACAAAAAACCTCATTCCAGACAATGGCTGCAGGCTTGCTTTCTCCCTATTAGCAGAGAGTTTTTTAAATCTCCTACACCAGGCAGTTTGTAATCATGATTGTTCTTCCTATCTAACAGTCTCTTTGTAGCAGCGAAAGTTCTTCCCACCAGCTTCTTAGTGGTAGGTTGGTAAAGCTGGCATATAACTGGGCCACACACACCGGCCAGTAGTTATTACAATTGGCACCAGCTGGGTTAAGAGTGGGGCAGGAGAGGTAACAAGGATGAATTCCACccctgattgctatccagtgcTGGGAGTGAGGGACTGGATTTGGTTGTCATGGTTCAAACAGTCTACCAACGGTTAATGTCTATGCCCATGTATATACTATGAGGAACTTGGACAAGATACATAGGAACAAAGGgcttaggtgcaggagtaggccattcagcccttcgaacctactctgtcattcaacaagatcatggttgatctggttattgcctcaactccattttgcctTATGCCCCCAGCCGCCACAAAACCCTTgtctcccttgtctatcaaaaatctaattcTGCCTgcaataaattcagtgacccagcttccactgctttctggggaagagaattccacatactaacgacccttcgtgagaaaaaatttctcatctccattttaaacggTAGAccacttattcttaaactgtatccgctggttctagtctctccagcAAACGGAAACATTCTCACAGTATCCACACTATCaataccctcaggatcttgtgtttcaataagattacctctcaccCTTATACAtgccaatgggtataggcccaacctcccAGAAGTGagccttcctgaactgcttccaatgcaattataacTTTTTTTCAAATAGGGAGGCTAAaagtgtacacagtattccagatgtggtctcaccaacaccctgtacagttgtagtaaaacttccctaattttacatccaattccccttgcaatgaatgcCAACATTCCACTGGCCTTCCTTTTAACTTGTTGTACCTATATTCTagtgttttgtgattcatgtaccagaacaccctCTGTacctctgagttctgcaatctctctctaagtagtatgctgcttttctattcttcctgccaaagtggacaagttcacattttcccacattatactccatttgccaaatttttgccccctCACTTTATgtgtctatattcctttgcaggctctctacctcctcttggcaacttactttcctatttgtcttggtgtcattggcaaatttagctattaTACATTCAGACCCTTAATCCAAATCATTATGtccattgtaaatagttgaggccccagaaatgatccttgtggcactccacttgtcaagcttgacccatttatccctactctgcttactgttagccaaccaatcctttatccatgccaatatgttgcctCCTACACCATgtcataatctttgatgtggcgccAGAAGGTAATCACCAGCAAGGGACAACAAAGAGGGAAACACTGGCATTTTATGCATTTGTTCATTGATCTCTATTGGTGGGTCGCTGGTCAACCTAGCCTTGGTCACTAGCCATTGTTGGTCGTTACATAGAATACATCAACACTCAAGAATGCACACAGATCTAAAAACAGGGCAATCGTCTACTAGCATGACTTACCAACCAATCGCTTGCTGATTTGCTCTTTTGGATATTTACTGCCCCAGCTTTTTTTTAGCGTTTCCTTAGCATGTTTTATATCACTTGGAACACAGTGTTCAGTATTTGGACAACTACCTTCAACAGGTTGGGTGACATGTAAATTGCTGGTAcaatttccagaactttctgccaCAGGGGTCTTACTCTCCAGTTCCTTTTCATAAAAAATTCTTTCCATCTCCGATTCCTCTGGAATTTCTTTTGCACAACTGGTAGTGGATTCTGCAATGGGTTCATAACTTTTAACTGTAGAACCTTTTCTGGTTATCAGTTTGTGAGACTCCATTTCTTGTTCACACGAACTAGAATCTTCTGTTAAAacaggaggagtgggagggagatcAAATGACAGACGTTTCGATTCTTTTTGCAATCGTGGGGGTTTTTCTGTGATTTCTGTCAGTTTTACTGGAATGCTGCAAAGTTCTTCAAACTCTCCACCCAAACGATGAAATAGTTCATTAATGACAACATCACAATCACCCAGCAGTTCCACATCAAAGTTAAGGTGATTCAGGGGCTCCCTATTAATCAGCACCTGAGGTACATGGTGTGGTATAGAGCCTGTATTAAAATCAATTAACAGAGTGAGGGTTATATTACAAGAAAAGTACACAATTACACAATGGCATTAGCTGGAAACTCTGACCAAAGGTGTGTAactgagttctgatgaaggggCCACAACTGAAGTTTCAATTTGCTTCttctttccacaaatgctgacTGACTCTCTAGATGTTTCCAGttttttccatttgccttccaaaatttcctgcttctgcagttttttttctttatacTTAAAAATGGGATTTCGAAATACATTTGTAATTTCAAACCATTAAATATAAATCAAAGCTGCGGGAGTATACaaactatattgttgttcctggaattcccttcctaacagcaccgtaggtgtaccccacaccacatggactgcagcagttcaagaaggcagctcaccaccaccttctcaagggcaatcaaggATGGacatcaaccccctcctacggcaccaccccatgcccacgcaaaagatgcaacacctgccccttcacttcctctctcctcaccatccaaggacccaaacactcctttcaagtgaagcagcatttcacttgcatttcccccaacttagtctactgcattcgttgctcccaatgtggtctcctctacattggagagaccaaacgtaaactgggcgaccgctttgcagaacacctgcggtctgtctgcaagaatgacccaaacctccctgtcgcttgccattttaacactccaccctgctctcttgcccacatgtctgtccttggcttgctgcattgttccagtgaagcccaacgtaaactggaggaacaacacctcatcttccaactagggactttacagccttccggactgaatattgaattcaacaactttaggtcgtgagctccctcccccatccccaccccctttctgtttcccccttcctttttttgccaataaattataaagattttccttttcccacctatttccattgtataaaaaaaaacccactagagctataccttgagtgccctaccatccattcttaattagcacattcgattagataatatcaccaactttaactttaacacctatgtgttctattgtactattgtcattgacatcttttgatgatctgcttctatcactgcttgtttgtccctacaaccacacccccacctctctttctctctctatctctccgccccccacacacacacaccttaaaccagcttatatttcaactctttcttggactcaaactcaagttctgtcgaagggtcatgaggactcgaaacgtcaactcttttcttctccgccgatgctgccagacctgctgagtttttccaggtaattctgtttttgttatggacaacaaatgctgacctacccagtgatgctcacatcccataaaataagAAAAGGCTTTATTTTGAAGTTAAAATAAGATGTAGCCCAGTTTTTTTTCTGATGGCCCCTTAATATGGCACAGAGCTGTGCATAGCCAGAAATCCTTACTCCGCAGTAAATGGGTTGGGCAGCTGCTGGAAATTAGTTTGTCTCGTTTCAACTGGGCTGGGTCAAAGTGCAGAAGGCCAATAATAAACGGAACTTTATACACTGGAAACTCTTGCTGACAGTGTGCGCTTGGGGAGGTTGCGACATGTTTCATCTTCAGCTGTGGTAATCCCCAGCGACCAATGGCCCAACATGCACTGCTCACACTTCCAAAAATAGCAACCATTGCTCATGGAACTGATCTACAAAATGAGTCATTGCATTCAGAAAAGCAAAGACTTTTAAATCACAACTCCACCAACTGCACATGCCAACTACAATCAAGAACACAGAGCAACTTCAGATGCAACTTGTGGTAATTACAAGTAGACATCAGGCAGTATTAATGTCAAAAACGAGAAGTAGGTGGATATCTTGCACAGGTATACTACCTCCCACTCTTTAACATTACGAACTGAGACAGATTTCCAATTAGCAATTCATGTAAACAATGTCAAGTTGCTTCTGCTGATTTCTGCTTTGGACATACTTTTGGATTTTCGCAATTTATGTGGATTCAGTATCCCAAACCTGCAAAATAAATTTCCCTTCACCCTGCATTAACAACATTCCTTAGTCTCAGTGTTCAGAACAGCACGAGTGTGACATTatctccatttcccacacttctctGTGAGGCGCTTTTCCCTTCTGATATTAGAAATTAAGGGTACAAATCAGTGTGACTATACCTTTCTAGAAAGCTGGCTTGAGATTATCAAAACTCATTTCATGCAAACCCCTTATGGTCAAAGTTCAGAAGGCACTTTTATCCAATCAGTTTAGGTAGAAATCCCAATTTCCAGAGTCCAAAGACCAGTGCCTGGTCATCAGTACCAGCATCCTTAGACTAAGAATTTGACACAAGAAGTTGATAAAAACAGAACACACGACTTACTCCTGTTTCAAAAACTTATGCAAAGAGCTTCAGTTCACAGACTAAGTATGTAAAGGTTGCAAAAACGCATGTAATGTGGTACAAATTGAATGCACCATAGGAAGAACGTTAGTGAATGAGAATCTTAGATCGAAGATTAAGCTGTGGACTCTGTTTGGATGGATCTAAGAAACAATAAGGAGCAGCAAACTTTGGCAGTCGTTTACAGGCCACAAAACAGTAGCGGTAATGCAgggcacagtgtaaatcaggtaattagagatgcatgtaacaaggataATATTCACGAGGAACTTCAATCTTCGTAGAGACTGGATACACCTAGTTAGCATGAAAGGTCAAATTCCTAGAATGAATATGAGTTCGTTCCCTAGTATGTtgaagaaccaactagagaatgggcttttttagatctagtattgtgcatcagaaagggctaattaataagctTGCTGCAAAGGAGCCTCTCAGGACAGCAACCATAAttttagaattttacattaacttTCAAAATCAACAAGTTAAATCCGAAACTAAGGCCTCAAATTTAATGAAAGGAAACTATAAATGTACCAGGGGCAAACTGTCTGTGGTAGATTGgaaaactacattaaaaggtatgacaggAGATAGGTAAtgactagcatttaaagaatgaaTTAAtacatgggatacttgcttttattagtcaaggcatagaatataagagcagggaggttatgttggagctgtataaaacgctagttaggccacaactggagtactgtgtgcagttctggctgtcgcactataggaaggatgtgattgcactggagagggtgcagaggagactcaccaggatgttgcctgggctggagtgtttcagctacgaagagaggctggataggctagggttgttttccttagagcagaggaagctgagggggacctgatagaggtttacaaaattatgaggggcatagatagggtagataggaagaaacttttccccttagtggcggtgccaataaccagggggcatagatttaaggtaaggggcaggaggtttagaggggatttgaggaaaaatgtttcacccagagggtggttggaatctggaacacactgcctgagggggtggtagaggcaggaaccctcacaacatttaagaagtatttagatgagcacttgaaacaccacagcatacagggctacgggccaagtgctggaaaataggattagaatagataggtgcttgatggctggcatggacacgatgggctgaagggcctgtttctgttctgtataaTTTTATGACTCTATTGCATGGTTTtcaacaaatttacattccttgagacacaaaaactcagcagggaacATGATCCAATCATGGCTAacaagttaaagattgtattagttcaaaggaagaggcttataaagttgccaaaaaagtagtaagcctgaggattgggggcatttcagaattcagcaaaggaggaccaacaAACtgataaataaaaaagaaaagtaaaccagcaagaaacataaaaatggaaaagattatgtaaaaaggaaaagattagcagagACAAATGTGGGCCACcacagacaggagaatttataatggggaataaggaaatgacagagaaagtcaacaaatattttgtgtgtgTCTCCATGAAGTAAGATACAAAAAGCCATCCAGGAATACCAGAGAACCAAGGGACTGgggaaaatgaggaactgaaagaaactaTTTGTaaaactggagaaattaataggactgaaagTTAATAAAATCTCTGGACccgatgatctacatcccagagtgttgattATCTTCTTTAGAATGATTCCTGTAGGTTGGAAGGTAACAAATGTAACCACACTATTTAAGGAGGGGGatagaaaatggggaactacgggcctgttagcctgacatcagtggtcaggaaaatgctagaatttattacaaaggatgtgataactggacacttagaaaatgatGGTAGGATTGGGCAAAATCAACATGgagttatgaaagggaaaccatgtttgacaaaacTATTGAGATgtagctagcagaatagataaggagcaaccagtggatgaggtgtgtttggattttcagaaggctttcgaacAGGCCCCAAACAGctggttagtaagcaaaattagagcacatgggattgggggtaacatactggcatggattgagaactggttaacggacagaaaacagagagtaggaataaatgggtcattttcaggatagcaggctgtgactagtggggtactgcaaggatcagtgcttgggcccccgctattcacaatctatatcaatgatttggatgtgggaaccaaatgtaatatttccaagtttgatgatgacataaaactaggtgggaatgacAGTTGAGAGGAGGTGCAAAGGGGCTTCAAGGGGGATttaaacaggctaagtgaatgggcaagaatgtggcagatggaattatgtggaaaaatatgaggttaccactttggtaggaaaaacagaaatgcagagtatttcttaaatggagagagattgagaagtgtTGCTGTCCAAAATGGCCtgagtgtccttgttcataagtcactgaaagctaacatacaagtgcagcaagcatggtaggttggcctttattgcaagaggatttgagtatggGAGTAAAGATTCTTGTTGcaattgtatagaacattggtgagaccacacctggagtattgtgtactgttttggtctacttatttaaggaaggatatacttgccatagaggaggGTGCAACAAAGGTTAatcagactgatccctgggatggtggaattatcctgtgaggagagattgaggagattggGCCTACATTCCctagagattagaagaatgagaggtgatctcattgatgggcacaaaattcttatagggctcgacagggtagatgcaggaaaggtgtttcccctggctgggggtgggtctagaaccaggggacagtgTCAAAATAAGGGGTAAGCTATTTAGGACTGAAGTGAGGAGgagttttttcactcagagggtggtgaatttttGGCATTCTCTCCCCTagaggactgtggaggctcagtcattgagtatgttcaagacaggggttgatagatttctagatattaaagatatcaagggatatggggatagtgcaggaaaaggtcattgaggtaggagatcagccatgccctagctgaatggcagagcaggctcaaggggctgaatggtcttctcctgcaccttcctatgttcctaactccAGCCTCAAGTGCAAGTTTAAAAATGCACCAAGAGCTAAACACCTACAGGAAACAATGGAGAGTCCAAGTCACCAGTGTATTGTAAATATAAAGGGTTGGTTCGGTGTCAAATCTAGACAGCCCATTCTTTAATGTATTACACTGTTGGAATTGTTTTGAATGTAGACTGTCACCTTCATgtatttcaaataaaaacagaaaataatggaaacacttagcaagtcagggagcatctgtggaTAAAGGAAAGAGAAGTAGTGTTTCAGCTCAATGACCT contains these protein-coding regions:
- the sirt1 gene encoding NAD-dependent protein deacetylase sirtuin-1 isoform X4 → MLGTDPRSILKDLLRGSSPPPDLDDMTLWQIVLNILSEPPKRKKRKDINTLEDVVRILKESKKIMVLTGAGVSVSCGIPDFRSRDGIYARLAVDFPDLPDPHAMFDIEYFRKDPRPFFKFAKEIYPGQFQPSLCHKFIALLDKQERLLRNYTQNIDTLEQVAGIRRIVECHGSFAMASCLMCKYKVDCEAIRKDVFNQVVPQCPRCPPDVPLAIMKPDIVFFGENLPEQFHRSMKYDKDEVDLLIVIGSSLKVRPVALIPSSIPHHVPQVLINREPLNHLNFDVELLGDCDVVINELFHRLGGEFEELCSIPVKLTEITEKPPRLQKESKRLSFDLPPTPPVLTEDSSSCEQEMESHKLITRKGSTVKSYEPIAESTTSCAKEIPEESEMERIFYEKELESKTPVAESSGNCTSNLHVTQPVEGSCPNTEHCVPSDIKHAKETLKKSWGSKYPKEQISKRLVDSQYLFLAPNRYIFHGAEVYSDSEGDEASSSGNSDNESCSSRSVGDGEEESDVEEFYHELEEDGRTPYFGTESEHFGDGDVLSESVENPTMQGECEDTNPLE